From Rhodopseudomonas palustris:
CATCGCCGACAAAAACGGGCTGGCGCCGATCAGATCGCCGGCGGCGACGAAGATGCTGTTGGGGTGTCCGGCGCGCAACTGCCTCACCAGCGTGGCCATGTGTTCGGCGCCGCCGGCCGGCACGCTGATCTTCTTCTCCGGATCGGACGGGTCGGGCAGCGCCAGGCCGCCCGGCGGCGGCTGCAGATAGCCGTGGAAATCATTGATCGCGAGAATCCGCAGCTCGACCGGCGTCGCCGCATCGTCGGCGCGGAGCGCGGTCGAGGCGAGCGCCAGCGCCAACACGGGCGCGAGCAGGGCGAGGCGACGTTTCAAATAGGTCATTATGTGTCCGGTGTGCTACGCTTCGCGCGGGCATCGCTCAGGCGGAGCGCGCTGGCAACCGGTTTGTTGCCCGTCGGCGCCGTCCATCGGCGCGGCCAAGCGCCGCTGCCGGGTGTTTACGCGGCGACGATTGAGGAATCGCAAACCGCCGATGCGGGCGTCGTGATCACCTGTCCGCGTCGCGCCGGTCGGCGCATTGTCTCTACAGGTGTCGCATGCGCTCGAAACCGGTCACGCTCCTCCTCGCCACGCTCCTGCTCGCCGCCCTCGGCCCCGCCGCCGCGCAGCAGCCCCAGCCGCCGGCGCCGCAGCAGGCCGACGCCATCAAGCCCGGCAATTCGCGCCTCGCCGATCTGATGGAAGCCGCGCAAACGCGGCATATCAAGCTGTGGTTCGCCGGCATCACGGGAAACTGGAAACTCGCCGGCTACCAGACCCGCCAGATCAAGACCCGGCTGCAGGACGCCGCCTCGCTGTATCAGAGCCTGCCGGTCGACGACGTCACCACCATGGCCAAACCGATCGCCGCGCTCAGCGCAGCGATCGCCGCCGAAGACAGCAAGGCCTTCGTGAAAGCCTATGGCGACCTGACAGCCGGCTGCAATTCCTGCCACCGCGAGCTGAAGATCGGCTTCATCGAACTGAAGGCCCCCGCGGCGAACCCGTTCAGCGATCAGGTGTTTGGGGCGGGGAAGAGGAAGTAGTTAGGGCAAGGGGGGCACAGAACATCGACGCCCCTCGTTCGTCATGGCCGGGCTCGTCCCGGCCATCCACGTCTTGCCACGCCGATGCGCTTGGCTCACCACAGGCACGACCTCATGGTGAGGAGGCGCGAAGCGCCGTCTCGAACCATGCGCCGCAGGCCCTGCGTCGCCCATCCTTCGAGACGCCCGGCTTCGCCGGGCTCCTCAGGATGAGGAGTCAGCGCGATTGGCAAGGGCCGTATCCGTTTCAATCAATCGATGAAGCGCTCGAATCGTCCCAGCGCCTCCTACCCTTTCTTCCTCTGAAAAAACCGCGTGAACGCGCTTACCGCTTCCTGCGATTTCATCCGCTCGCCGAACAGTTTGCTCTCCTGATCGATCCGCGCGATCAAATCGTCCGGTGATGGTTTGATTAGCTTGCGCGAGATCGCCACGGCTTCGGCCGGCAGCGCGCAGATGTCGCGGGCGGCTTTCATGGCTTCCTCTTCGGTGTGGCCGGGCGCCACCACGGCGTTGACGAAGCCGGCGTCGCGGGCCTCGTCGGCGGAGAGTTTGCGGCCCATCACCAGCATGGCGAAGGCGCGGTGATGGCCCATGGCGCGCGGCGCCAGCAGGCTGGAGGCGCCCTCCGGCACCAGGCCGAGCTGGATGAACGGCGTCGAGAACACCGCCGAGGTCGAGGCCAGCACGTAGTCGCAGTGAAACAGCAGCGTGGTGCCGATGCCGATCGCCAGCCCGTCGACCGCGGCGATCAGCGGCTTGGTATTTCGCGCGAGCGCGTAGAGAAAATCCGTCGCCGCGGTGACGCGCGGCGCGCCGCTCGCATCGGTGCCGGCCTTGAGGAAATCCTCGAGGTCGTTGCCGGCGGTGAACACGCCGGAGCCGCCGGTGATGATCAGGCAGCGGATGTTCGGATCGTTCTGCGCGGTGTCGATCGCCGCGGTCATCGCCCGATACATGTCCTGCGTCAGCGCGTTCTTCTTTTCCGGCCGGCGCATGGTGATCACGCGCACGGCGTCTTCATCGCTGACGATCAGATAGTCCGACATGGCATTTCCCCCAAAGGTCCGCAATTGTGGCGCGGTTGTCGTGAATGCGTCGCCGTCTACGCGGTCAGGACCGCATCGGCGGTGGCCAGCACGGCGGCGGCGTCGATCACGCTGCGCTCCAGCGCGCCCGCCTGCACCGCGACGGTCTCGGCGAAGAACCGCGCCAGCGTGATCGCCCGCGCCGGATCGCTCGCGCCGTCGAGATCGCGCGCCGCCAGCGCCTCCGCGGCCAGCGCGCAGCCGCCGAGCGTCGAGCCGAACAGCCGCAGATACGGCGTGGCGCCCGCGAGCGCGTCGTTCGGCGAGGCTCCGAGCTTCTCCAGCAAGTACTTGCTGGCGCGCTCCAGCGCGCCCAGCGCATCGCGCAGCCGCGCGCCGGTGGCGCCGAACGCCGGATCGTTCGAGGCTTCGACGTTGTCGACGATGATCGATAGTTCGTCGAGCAGCGCGAACACCGACGCGCCGCCGTTCGCTCCCAGTTTGCGGGTGACGAGATCGATCGACTGGATGCCGTTGGTGCCCTCGTAGATCGGCGCGATCCGCGCGTCGCGATAGTGCTGCGCGGCGCCGGTTTCCTCGATGAAGCCCATGCCGCCGTGGATCTGCACGCCTAGCGAGGCGACCTCGGTGCCGATATCGGTGGAGAACGCCTTGGCGATCGGCGTCAGCAGCGCCGCGCGCGCGGCCGCCGCGGCCTTGACCTTCGGATCGCCGCTGCGTGCCGCGATGTCCAGCGCCACTGCGGTCGAATAGCAGATCGTCCGCGCCGCCCCGGTCAGCGCGCGCATCATCAGCAACGTGCGCTTGACGTCGGGATGCCGGATGATCGGGTCGGAGCCTTTGCTGTCGCTGCCGATGGCGCGGCCCTGCTTGCGCTCCTGCGCATAGGCCAAGGCCTGCTGATAGGCGCGGTCCGCAATGCCGACGCCTTCGAGGCCGACGCCGAGGCGGGCCTGGTTCATCATCGTGAACATGCACTGCATGCCGCGATTTTCCTCGCCGATCAGATAGCCGATCGCGCCGCCCTGATCGCCCATCTGCATGGTGCAGGTCGGCGAGGCGTGGATGCCGAGCTTGTGCTCGACGCCGCTCGGGAAGATGTCGTTGCGCGCGCCGAGCGAACCGTCGGCATTGACCAGGAATTTCGGAATCAGGAACAGCGAGATGCCCTTGGTGCCGGCGGGCGCATCGGGCAATCGCGCGAGCACGAAATGCACGATGTTGTCGGTCATGTCGTGGTCGCCATAGGTGATGAAGATCTTGCTGCCGAAGATCCTGTAGCTGCCGTCGGCCGCGCGCTCGGCGCGGGTGCGCAGCGCGCCGACGTCGGAGCCGGCCTGCGGCTCGGTGAGCTGCATCGTGCCGGTCCATTCGCCCGACACCAGCTTGGCGAGATAGATCTGCTTCAGTTCGTCGCTGCCGTGCTCATTGAGCGCGTCGATCGCCGACAGCGTCAGCAGCGGGCACAGCCCGAACGCCATGTTGGACGACGCCCAGAGTTCGGTGCACACCGCGTTGACCGCCATCGGCAGGCCCTGGCCGCCGAATGCTTCCGGCCCCGACACCGCGTTCCAGCCGGCCGCGATCCAGCGCTGATAGGCGTCGGGCCAGCCCGGCGCGGTGGTGACGGCGTTGTGCTCGAGCTTGATGCCGTGCTTGTCGCCGATCCGGTTCAGCGGCGCCAGGATGTCGCCGGCGAACTTGCCGGCCTCTTCGAGCACCTGCGCGGTGAGCTCGCTGTCGTAGTCGCCGAGATGCCCGGCCGCCACCGCGGCCCGCAGGCCCGCGCCGTGGTTGAGGGAGAGCAGGATGTCGTCGATCGGAGCGCGATAGGTCATGGCATGGTCCCGGCAAAGGAAAGCTGGCCCGCCTTCTTCCATGAAACGCCGCCGCCCTCAACCTTTCGTCATGCCGCCCGCTCGGGCGCATTTTCGCGGTTCCATGCGGGCCCTCGGCGGTTGAAAACCGGCCGGCGTCTCTATAGACTGGCGGGGCCGGGCGGCGATTCCGCCGAAGCGGCCGGGATCGCGCGGCCGGCACCGGCGATGGGGCGTAGCCAAGCGGTAAGGCAGGGGATTTTGATTCCCCCATGCGGAGGTTCGATCCCTCCCGCCCCAGCCAGCGGTCTCGATTGCGGCGCGGCCACCGGCAATGACGCCGGCTTCGAGGGCCGCTCGAGCCTGGGAATCAAACGCATGTGTTCGGGGTGTGCCGTCACGGCCGGTTGCTCCGGCAGGTCGTGGTCGCGGCGCTGCGCTTACGGCGGCCGTCGAGGCCGGCTCGGGCGGAGAACAGTTTCGCCTTCGGTATGGTCCGGAGAGCAAATTACTCCGCGTCGTCGGGCGTTCGGGCAAGTTTCTTCTTACTTTCCGGCTCGTATTTACCGAGCCGGATCCTCGTGAATATGTCTGCTCCTGAACTCGCCGATCGCGCGGCGAGGCAGGAGACCGACATGCAGATGCCCGATGTGGTGATTGTGCTGGGATTTGCGATCGGCGCCGCGCTCGGCGTGGCCGGGTTGCTCAGCGGCTTCTGCCTGATGAGCGGGCTGCGCGATTACTGGACCAGGGACGACGGCCGCAAGCTGCGCAGCTACGCGCTGGCGCTGGCGGTTGCGATCGCAGGCACGCAGGCGCTCGGCGGTTTCGGTCTCGTCGAACTCGACAAGTCGCTGTATCTGCAGCCGTCGTTCTCGGCGCCGCTGATCTTTCTCGGCGGCCTGATGTTCGGCGTCGGCATGGTGCTGGCCAATGGTTGCGCCTCGCGCGCGCTGATCCTGCTCGGCAAGGGCAATCTGCGCTCGCTGCTGGTGATCGGCATCATCGCGGTCGCGGCGCAGATCACGCTGAAGGGCCTGCTGGCGCCGGCGCGGCTCGCCGTCCTGCAATGGACGCAAGTCGCGCCCGCCCACGTCTCGGTGCCGGCGCTGCTCGGCACCTTCGGGATCGGCGAGAGCGTCGCGCGGATCGCGGCGGTGCTGATCGTCGGCGGCGGCCTCGTTGCGTTCGCGTTGTCCGATCGCGCCTTTCGCAGCAGCCCGGGCCAGATCGCCGCCGGCCTGGTGATCGGCCTGCTGGTGGTCGCGGGCTGGCTCACCACCGGCTGGATCGGCGCCGATGACTTCAACCCGATGCCGGTGACGTCGCTGAGCTTCGTCGCGCCGCTGGCCGACACGTTGCAATATGCGATGTTCTCGACCGGGCTGTCGCTGTCCTTCGGCGTCGCGCTGGTCGCCGGCGTACTCGCCGGCAGCGTCGCCACCGCATTGCTGAGCGGACGCTTCGCGCTGGAAGGCTTCAGCTCGGCGCCGCATATGGTGCGCTCGATCGCCGGCGCGGCGCTGATGGGTTCGGGCGGCGCGATGGCCTATGGCTGCTCGATCGGTCAGGGACTGACCGGCCTGTCGACGCTGGCGCTGCCGTCCTTCATCGCCGTCGCCGGCATCGTCGCCGGCGCCGCGCTCGGCATTCGTCGGCTGGCGCCGGTCACGGCGCTCGCCGCGCGCTGAAGCGCAGCGTCGGAGCCGGCGCCGGTATCACGATCGCGTGCTGCGGATGACAGTCGCGCCGCGCGCCGCTAACCTGCCCTCAACAAACATTTCAGGGAGGCTCCCATGAAGCTGCTGATCGGCGCGGTCGCCGCCGTCGCGATGCTCTCGTTCGGCGTGGCGCCGGGTGTCGCTGCCGGCGCCAAATCACATCGGGTCGCGATCCAGGTTGATCAGGACGATCCGGCGGTGATGAATCTGGCGCTCAACAACGCGGCCAACATCATGGACGCGTACAAGGCGAAGGGCGAGGACGTCGAGGTCGAAGTCGTCACTTACGGTCCCGGGCTGCATATGCTGCGCGATGACAGTTCGCCGGTGAAGGATCGCATCAAGCAGATCGCCGATGCGAGCTTCCCCGCCACGATCAAGTTCACGGCTTGCGGCAACACCAGGTCGGGGATGGAAAAGCGTGAGGGCCACGCCATCGGCATCATTCCGCAGGCGAGCGTGGTGCCGTCGGGCGCGGTCCGTCTGATGGAGCTGCAGGAAGACGGCTGGAGCTATCTGCGGCCCTGAGCGACATCGGTGTGCGGCGCCGGAGAGCGTCGCGCAGCCGGCTCCGGCCGCGGCCGAGCAGTTCCGCCGGCGAACCGTCGACCAGCACGGCGATGCCCATGCGGGCGCCGAGCATCATGCCGATGATCGCGATCGGCCACGACAGCGCCATCATCGACCCGGCCGTGATGCCCTGGCCGATGGTGCAGCCGCCCATCAGGATGCCGCCGATTCCCATCAGCGCCGCGCCACCGATGTGACGGCGCATCTCGTGGTCGTCGTCGAACGCCTCCCAGCGCAATTCGTCGGCGCGCCAGGCCGCGAGAAACGATCCGACGACGACGCCGAACACCGTGCCCACGCCGAAATCGGCGAAATTCGCGGCGTTCAGCAGCCCCGCATAGATCGCCTTGCCGATGGTCGAGACGAAGGTCAGGCTCTGCGGGTGGACCGGCCCGGCGAACTCGTCGGCGAGCATCGTCGTCGCCAGCCAGCCCGCGACGGTGAGCAGGCCGAGCGCGACGCCGGCGCTCAGTAGCCGCGGCGTGCGCCGCAGCCGCTTGTCGCCGAACGCCAGCAGACACAGCGCGCCGCCGCCGAGCGCCGCGATCGCGGCGCGCAGATCCATGCCGAACAGATG
This genomic window contains:
- a CDS encoding crotonase/enoyl-CoA hydratase family protein yields the protein MSDYLIVSDEDAVRVITMRRPEKKNALTQDMYRAMTAAIDTAQNDPNIRCLIITGGSGVFTAGNDLEDFLKAGTDASGAPRVTAATDFLYALARNTKPLIAAVDGLAIGIGTTLLFHCDYVLASTSAVFSTPFIQLGLVPEGASSLLAPRAMGHHRAFAMLVMGRKLSADEARDAGFVNAVVAPGHTEEEAMKAARDICALPAEAVAISRKLIKPSPDDLIARIDQESKLFGERMKSQEAVSAFTRFFQRKKG
- a CDS encoding acyl-CoA dehydrogenase — protein: MTYRAPIDDILLSLNHGAGLRAAVAAGHLGDYDSELTAQVLEEAGKFAGDILAPLNRIGDKHGIKLEHNAVTTAPGWPDAYQRWIAAGWNAVSGPEAFGGQGLPMAVNAVCTELWASSNMAFGLCPLLTLSAIDALNEHGSDELKQIYLAKLVSGEWTGTMQLTEPQAGSDVGALRTRAERAADGSYRIFGSKIFITYGDHDMTDNIVHFVLARLPDAPAGTKGISLFLIPKFLVNADGSLGARNDIFPSGVEHKLGIHASPTCTMQMGDQGGAIGYLIGEENRGMQCMFTMMNQARLGVGLEGVGIADRAYQQALAYAQERKQGRAIGSDSKGSDPIIRHPDVKRTLLMMRALTGAARTICYSTAVALDIAARSGDPKVKAAAAARAALLTPIAKAFSTDIGTEVASLGVQIHGGMGFIEETGAAQHYRDARIAPIYEGTNGIQSIDLVTRKLGANGGASVFALLDELSIIVDNVEASNDPAFGATGARLRDALGALERASKYLLEKLGASPNDALAGATPYLRLFGSTLGGCALAAEALAARDLDGASDPARAITLARFFAETVAVQAGALERSVIDAAAVLATADAVLTA
- a CDS encoding YeeE/YedE family protein; the protein is MQMPDVVIVLGFAIGAALGVAGLLSGFCLMSGLRDYWTRDDGRKLRSYALALAVAIAGTQALGGFGLVELDKSLYLQPSFSAPLIFLGGLMFGVGMVLANGCASRALILLGKGNLRSLLVIGIIAVAAQITLKGLLAPARLAVLQWTQVAPAHVSVPALLGTFGIGESVARIAAVLIVGGGLVAFALSDRAFRSSPGQIAAGLVIGLLVVAGWLTTGWIGADDFNPMPVTSLSFVAPLADTLQYAMFSTGLSLSFGVALVAGVLAGSVATALLSGRFALEGFSSAPHMVRSIAGAALMGSGGAMAYGCSIGQGLTGLSTLALPSFIAVAGIVAGAALGIRRLAPVTALAAR
- a CDS encoding DsrE family protein, translated to MKLLIGAVAAVAMLSFGVAPGVAAGAKSHRVAIQVDQDDPAVMNLALNNAANIMDAYKAKGEDVEVEVVTYGPGLHMLRDDSSPVKDRIKQIADASFPATIKFTACGNTRSGMEKREGHAIGIIPQASVVPSGAVRLMELQEDGWSYLRP
- a CDS encoding YeeE/YedE family protein, which translates into the protein MQDTSAWLLALTGFGIGTCAGFFVRLARLCSFGAVEDALMGGDTRRLRIFGLALGIALIGTQALVIGGVLDPGQTNYTAAAMPLASIVLGSLLFGIGMAMVGTCGFGSLVRLGTGDLRSFVVILVLGGAAYATLRGVFSGFRITGLERLSVAMPDGVSTDLASLTRHLFGMDLRAAIAALGGGALCLLAFGDKRLRRTPRLLSAGVALGLLTVAGWLATTMLADEFAGPVHPQSLTFVSTIGKAIYAGLLNAANFADFGVGTVFGVVVGSFLAAWRADELRWEAFDDDHEMRRHIGGAALMGIGGILMGGCTIGQGITAGSMMALSWPIAIIGMMLGARMGIAVLVDGSPAELLGRGRSRLRDALRRRTPMSLRAADSSSRLPAAPSDGPRPTAPRSPAE